The region TTATCGCTAGAAGCCTTTTTCTAAAAAATCTTCGCGACCTATCAGATGATCTGTCCCTTGGACTTCCTAGCGGAGCCGGTAGTAAAAGTGATTTGGTGGCAGCACAAATCATTACCCAAAAAGGCATGGCCACTCTTGAAAAAACGGCCAAAATGCACTTTAAAAATACGGAAAAGGCCAAAAAGCTTGCTGGCTTAAAATAATAATAAAGGAGCACAATTATGAAATTTATACGAGAATGGGGATTTGTAATCTTTATAGGACTTGTTATGCTACTATCAAGAATCTATCTGTGGGCACCAGTAAGTGTCTCGGGGCATTCAATGGACCCAACCCTTGCTGACAAGCAGTATCTGATTATGATTCGCTCAAAGGATTTTAAACGCTCAGATATCGTTGTTGCCAAAGAAACAGATAATGGCGAGACCAAGGATATCATCAAGCGAGTTATCGGTCTTCCTGGAGATAAGGTTGTCTTTAAGGACGATGTCTTAACCATCAACGGAGAAGTCATCAAGGAAGACTATCTTGATGACTACAAGGCCAAGTTTAAGGAAGACAAACTTCAAGCAACCTATGCCTTTGACTCTTTCTTCCAGGAGCGAGCTGCAAATTCTAAGGCCTTTACAGTTGACGCTCAGGGAAATCCCGACTTTGAAATCGATTTGGCTGACGACCAGTATCTTCTTCTAGGAGACAATAGGATTGTCTCAAAAGATAGTCGCCAGGTAGGAAGCTTTACCAAGGAAGAAATCCTAGGCAAGGCTAAATTTAGACTTTTCCCCCTAAAAACACTTGGACCAATTAAATAAAATAAAAACTCTAATAGTAACTATTAGAGTTTTTTTCTTATATTTTAAGGAATTTCCTCATTGAGATGACAGACCCAAGTGAGCCGATAACGGCACCTGTTGCTACCATGAGAATTATAATCTGTGGGATAAAGGCGTCAGCCTTTAGCATGCTTAGTCCCTGAGAGATAAGAGATGGTGTGAAGCTCTTATAGACTATCCTATAAAGGTAGTGGATAAGCACACTTGGTAGAATTGCCCCAAGCATTCCCACCCAAGCTCCTTCTAGGAAGAAGGGCCAGCGGATGTAGGATTTTTTAGCTCCAACCAAACTCATGATTTGGATTTCCCGGCTCCTTGACATGATTGTAATCCTGATTGTGTTTGAAATCAAGAAGACAGCTACAAATAGGAGGAGGGCTGCTCCACCAAAGCCCCAAGTCCTGATTGTACTTGCAAGCTTAAAGATACGGTCTGTATTTATTCCACCGTACTCGGTCTTTTCAACCCCGTCAATCTCCTTGATTGTTGTAGCTAGTTCCTTAACGTTTTCTGGCTTGTCAGCTTCGACAATGTAAACATCATAAAGGGGATTTGCATCACCTTGGAATAATTTCCATGTGTCTCCTAGAGTATCAGTCAACTTGGCCAGTTGATCTTCCTTACTTGAAAATGTTATCCCATCAACATGTCCAAGGGCAGAAATCTGATTGTAGATTTGATGGTAGTTGGTATTTTCAATCATCTTGGTCTTGTCTTGCGGGTCAGCATATTCCTTGTCATTGTCATGACGGTCAAGTTTAACATAGGTCATGACACGGACATTGTTTTCAATATCAGTCGCAAGTTTTGCCGTATTCATAATGACCGATAAAAAGATACCAAGTAGGGTTAGGGTAATGGTTACAGAACTTACCGCTGCAATCGTCATCCATCCATTACGGCGAAGATTTTTGATGGAATCAAGAAGGTGCCTAAAGAAATTTCTAATCATCATAGCCATATTCTCCTTCCTGTTGGTCCCTTACAATTCGTCCATTTTCAATGGCAATAACCCTGTGTCTAAGGGTATTTACAATCTGACTATTGTGGGTGGCCATAAGGATTGTTGTCCCTTGAAGATTAATCTTTTCTAAAAGATTCATAATTCCCCAAGAATTTTCAGGGTCAAGGTTTCCTGTCGGCTCATCAGCGATTAAAACCTTGGGTGAGTTGGCAATAGATCTTGCAATGGCAACCCGCTGCTGCTCCCCTCCTGATAATTCATTAGGAAATGATCTAACCTTGTGCTTTAGTCCGACTAGGTCTAAAACTTCCATGACACGTTTTTTAATCTCCCGGGGCGGGCGACCGACTACCTGCATGGCATAGGCTACATTTTCATATACATTCTTCTTAGGTAAAAGTTTGTAGTCCTGAAAAACGACCCCAACTGACCTACGAAGCATGGGAACATCATGTCCCTTAATTTTTCCTAGGCTAAAGCCTGCAACACGGGCTTCACCTGCATCAATCCCAATCTCCCGGTAAAGAAGTCTGATAAAGGTTGATTTTCCAGCTCCAGAAGGTCCAACGATATAGGCAAATTCCCCTGCTTCAACGCTTAGGGAAACATTTCTAAGAGCTGTCGTTCCATTGCTGTATTTCTTGGTAACATTTTTTAATTCAATTATACTCATAAATGTGCTCTGTATGGACAGATACTCCTTTCATTCATTTCGATTATAACATTTTGATATCTAGTAATTATTATCCTCTTTTACAAATAATTACAATTTGATGATATTAACTTACTTTTTCATGATAAATTATAGACATTTACATGCTCCATTTGAGGTAGCTGTCGATAAAACCATCCAAATCTCCATCCATAACTGCCTGAATGGCACCTGTTTCATAGTTGGTCCTGTGGTCTTTGACCATATTATAGGGGTGGAAGACGTAAGAACGAATCTGACTACCCCAGGCAATTTCCTTCTGGTCTCCCTTAAGCTCATCAACCTCCGCCTGCTTCTTCTGCATTTCAAGGGCGTAAAGTTTAGATTTAAGCATGCCCATGGCTTCTTCCCTATTCTTAAGCTGGCTTCTTTGGGTTTGACTGGCTACGACAACTCCTGTAGGAAGGTGGGTAATCCGGACAGCTGACTCGGTCTTATTAATGTGCTGACCACCAGCACCACTGGCTCTATAGGTATCAATCCTTAAGTCATCTGAGTTAATCTCAAGCTCCACTGTTCCGTCAAGTTCAGGTAGAACCTCGACTGAGCAAAATGATGTATGACGACGCTTGGCTGAATCAAAGGGCGAAATACGCACCAAACGGTGAACCCCCATCTCACTTCTTAAGAAACCGTAAGCATTGTGGCCTGAAAACTTAAAGGTAACACTCTTAATTCCAGCCTCATCCCCTGCCTGGTAGTCGAGAATCTCCACCTTAAAATCATGGGCATTCCCCCAGCGTTCATACATTCGCATGAGCATGTTGCCCCAGTCTTGGGACTCAGTTCCTCCAGCTCCTGGATGAATCTCAAGGATGGCATTCATGTGGTCATAGGGTTGATTTAAGAGCATCTCAAGCTCATAGGTCTGCATGCGGGCATTAAGAGCAGTAAGTCCCTCCTCAAGTTCTTCCTTCATCATGGCATCATCTTCTTCTGCAAGCATCTCAAGCATGACACAAAGTTCATCAAAGAGATTTTGAATACTCATAAAGTCATCATACTTGGCCTTGAGGGCATTACTTTCATTGATGACCTTTTGGGCTGCTACATTATCATCCCAAAAACCAGGGGCTGCCATATCATTTTCAAACATAGCAATCTCTTCTTCCAGTCTTTCTAGGTCAAGATTGGCACGAAAACTATCAATCTTGGTCTGGTTGTCATCCACTTGTTTTTTTATTTCAAATAGTTCCATTTTTTACCTTTTACTCCTTAGCTTATCTACCTAACTATACCATATTTCAAGGAGTTTTTCACGTTCGCTCGCACTGGCCTCATTGGTCAACTTCCTTTTAGAAACAAGGTTTACCATCTCCTGATTGGGCTCCTTAACAAGCTTACCCAGGCTCCAGAAGGCTGAGGCTACAAAAATTTCATTTTGACTTTTTTCAATAATTTCTAAAAGCTTAGGAATGCTTGATTTATCTCTTGCATTAGCTAGGGCGTAGATGGCATTTCTTTGAAGAACATTCCTACCTCGCCAGCTACCGGCAAGTGTGCCGAATTTTTCCTTAAATTCCTTGTTGGTCAAATCCAAAAAGGGTAAAAGTTCTGGTTGAACGAGTTCTGGATTTCCTTCCATCTGAGGATGGAAGTGAGAATCTATCCCCTTATTGTAGGGACAAACCATCTGGCAGATATCACAGCCATAGATAACTGTCTTCATCTTCTCCCTGTATTCTTCAAGCAAAATCCCCTTATTTTGAGTCTGAAAGGACAGGCACCTTTGGGCATTCATCCGGCCATCACCCAAAAGAGCCTTGGTTGGACAAAAGTCCAGGCAGCGGGTGCAGTCCCCGCAACCATAATCCACCGGACTATCTGGAGCTAACTCAAGATCTGTTATAATTTCGCCCAAATAAACATAGCTGCCATATTCACGGGTGACTAAAAGCCCATTTTTTCCAATAAAACCAAGGCCTGCCCGAGCAGCCACAGCGACATCTATTAAGGGACCTGTATCCACGAAGGCCTTGTAGTCAAGGCCACTTATCAAGTCCTTTATGCCCGTAATAAGTAGGTCAAGCTTGCCCTGCATGATTGTGTGGTAGTCAATGCCCCAACTGGCTCTGGCAAAAGAACCCCTACGGTAGTTGGTCTTTTCAGGTTTTTCAAGGAGCTTGTTGGGATAGGCCAAGGCAACTGAGATAATGGTTCTCGCTCCCTTTAGGGTCAAATCTGGATTTAGTCTTTCATCTAAATTTTTGTGTTCAAAACCAGATGTATGCCCCTTGGCCTTTTGCTCCTCAAGACTTGCCCTCATCGTTTCAAAGTTATCAGCCCTTGCAAAGCCAATTTTTTGAATGTTTAAATCATTAGCCAATCTGATTATTTCCTTTTTTAAGTCCATTTTACTAGCACCTGCCT is a window of Streptococcaceae bacterium ESL0729 DNA encoding:
- the ftsX gene encoding permease-like cell division protein FtsX, which produces MIRNFFRHLLDSIKNLRRNGWMTIAAVSSVTITLTLLGIFLSVIMNTAKLATDIENNVRVMTYVKLDRHDNDKEYADPQDKTKMIENTNYHQIYNQISALGHVDGITFSSKEDQLAKLTDTLGDTWKLFQGDANPLYDVYIVEADKPENVKELATTIKEIDGVEKTEYGGINTDRIFKLASTIRTWGFGGAALLLFVAVFLISNTIRITIMSRSREIQIMSLVGAKKSYIRWPFFLEGAWVGMLGAILPSVLIHYLYRIVYKSFTPSLISQGLSMLKADAFIPQIIILMVATGAVIGSLGSVISMRKFLKI
- the lepB gene encoding signal peptidase I translates to MKFIREWGFVIFIGLVMLLSRIYLWAPVSVSGHSMDPTLADKQYLIMIRSKDFKRSDIVVAKETDNGETKDIIKRVIGLPGDKVVFKDDVLTINGEVIKEDYLDDYKAKFKEDKLQATYAFDSFFQERAANSKAFTVDAQGNPDFEIDLADDQYLLLGDNRIVSKDSRQVGSFTKEEILGKAKFRLFPLKTLGPIK
- the queG gene encoding tRNA epoxyqueuosine(34) reductase QueG; its protein translation is MDLKKEIIRLANDLNIQKIGFARADNFETMRASLEEQKAKGHTSGFEHKNLDERLNPDLTLKGARTIISVALAYPNKLLEKPEKTNYRRGSFARASWGIDYHTIMQGKLDLLITGIKDLISGLDYKAFVDTGPLIDVAVAARAGLGFIGKNGLLVTREYGSYVYLGEIITDLELAPDSPVDYGCGDCTRCLDFCPTKALLGDGRMNAQRCLSFQTQNKGILLEEYREKMKTVIYGCDICQMVCPYNKGIDSHFHPQMEGNPELVQPELLPFLDLTNKEFKEKFGTLAGSWRGRNVLQRNAIYALANARDKSSIPKLLEIIEKSQNEIFVASAFWSLGKLVKEPNQEMVNLVSKRKLTNEASASEREKLLEIWYS
- the prfB gene encoding peptide chain release factor 2, with the translated sequence MELFEIKKQVDDNQTKIDSFRANLDLERLEEEIAMFENDMAAPGFWDDNVAAQKVINESNALKAKYDDFMSIQNLFDELCVMLEMLAEEDDAMMKEELEEGLTALNARMQTYELEMLLNQPYDHMNAILEIHPGAGGTESQDWGNMLMRMYERWGNAHDFKVEILDYQAGDEAGIKSVTFKFSGHNAYGFLRSEMGVHRLVRISPFDSAKRRHTSFCSVEVLPELDGTVELEINSDDLRIDTYRASGAGGQHINKTESAVRITHLPTGVVVASQTQRSQLKNREEAMGMLKSKLYALEMQKKQAEVDELKGDQKEIAWGSQIRSYVFHPYNMVKDHRTNYETGAIQAVMDGDLDGFIDSYLKWSM
- the ftsE gene encoding cell division ATP-binding protein FtsE, whose amino-acid sequence is MSIIELKNVTKKYSNGTTALRNVSLSVEAGEFAYIVGPSGAGKSTFIRLLYREIGIDAGEARVAGFSLGKIKGHDVPMLRRSVGVVFQDYKLLPKKNVYENVAYAMQVVGRPPREIKKRVMEVLDLVGLKHKVRSFPNELSGGEQQRVAIARSIANSPKVLIADEPTGNLDPENSWGIMNLLEKINLQGTTILMATHNSQIVNTLRHRVIAIENGRIVRDQQEGEYGYDD